In a single window of the Bactrocera dorsalis isolate Fly_Bdor chromosome 2, ASM2337382v1, whole genome shotgun sequence genome:
- the LOC105230944 gene encoding SWI/SNF complex subunit SMARCC2 isoform X2, which produces MNTLGPKKDGSPNVEFFQSPESLQGFETIRLWLQKNCKKYLANNTETITRESLAQLLVQFLQYVEAKLGKNAQEPPATRIPMRLFMDFKPGGALCIIFSTMFRFRAEQRGKKFDFSVGKNPPRKDPNIQLLIDIEQALVEANLYRIHYIYIRPEVNKELAQKLRDILSTRRVEIVTDEEEATHIIYPVVDPHPDEYARPLFKRGNHVMLHWYYFPESYDSWAINSFDLPEYVPENPEQPAECWLVSASWILDLEQYNEWMTEEDYEVDETGKKKTHKHRMSVDDIMSLGTDEKKRMSGGSGATTKQKRRRSPSPNTSKPGKRKRSPAVLHKKARNDEDDEDLTRDMDDPPAEPNVQEVVKSSTLQSTASPAPGGKSRADNDMMPIKGGTMTDLDDEMTGGSAVQALSTGDGENSQTGKTSDNSNTQEFSSSAKEDMEDNVTEQTHHIIVPSYSAWFDYNSIHVIEKRAMSEFFNGKNKSKTPEIFMAYRNFMIDTYRLNPTEYLTSTACRRNLAGDVCAIMRVHAFLEQWGLINYQIDAELRPTPMGPPPTSHFHILSDTPSGLQSLNPQKTQQPSAAKALLDLDKPKINKDGKEVSIEGDKPALLPGGINIKTEVLENGTNTGQQFGLKLDQYAKKPAAMKNRTAASMTREWTDQETLLLLEGLEMHKDDWNKVCEHVGTRTQDECILHFLRLPIEDPYLEDDGGFLGPLGCQPIPFSKSGNPIMSTVAFLASVVDPRVAAAAAKAAMEEFAAIKDEVPATIMDNHMKNVEKASAGGKFNPSFGLSNTGIAGTGADKEDEDAHAVGTGTATMPVNTGAVDEEMKDVSKKDGTESKIEDTNDTDTTSKDPDIVKQQIFNEANVQTAAAAALASAAVKAKHLAALEERKIKSLVALLVETQMKKLEIKLRHFEELETTMEREREGLEYQRQQLITERQQFHLEQLKAAEFRARQQAHHRLQLEQQWQGTTGANATGNGTLPGNSNSTLGGASNAPPTQGHPIVSGASSVTAGGSLATNISSVGSQSATAAVQGGSTQTSIGSTSQPPTAVPLTLPAAIAPSAQQQAPTPMDTTTNAGVIPTSNVEGATITGQTILSPPSGSTSVPSANAQPTNIQPTGLSQAVPPS; this is translated from the exons ATGAATACGTTAGGTCCAAAAAAGGACGGAAGTCCTAATGTGGAGTTCTTTCAATCTCCAGAATCTCTACAAGGATTCGAAACAATCCGCCTATGGTtacagaaaaattgtaaaaaa tatttGGCAAATAATACCGAAACAATTACAAGAGAATCGTTGGCGCAGTTATTAGTACAATTTCTACAATATGTGGAGGCGAAATTGGGTAAAAATGCACAGGAGCCGCCGGCAACACGCATTCCG ATGCGCTTATTTATGGATTTTAAACCAGGTGGTGCGCTGTGCATCATATTTAGCACAATGTTTCGATTTCGTGCTGAACAACGCggcaaaaaatttgatttttctgtGGGTAAAAACCCACCGCGCAAAGATCCAAACATACAACTACTTATTGATATCGAACAAGCACTCGTCGAGGCAAATCTTTACCGCAttcattacatatacatacgacCGGAAGTAAACAAGGAATTGGCTCAGAAGTTAAGAGATATATTAAGTACTAGACGTGTAGAGATCGTAACCGACGAAGAAGAAGCTACACACATTATATACCCAGTTGTTGATCCACATCCTGACGAATATGCACGTCCCCTTTTCAAACGTGGTAATCATGTAATGTTACATTGGTATTACTTCCCGGAATCGTACGACTCATGGGCTATTAACTCATTTGATTTACCGGAATATGTACCGGAAAACCCGGAACAACCAGCAGAATGCTGGCTGGTCTCAGCATCTTGGATTTTAGATCTAGAGCAATATAACGAATGGATGACTGAAGAAGACTATGAAGTAGATGAAACGGGCAAAAAGAAAACGCACAAACATCGTATGTCGGTTGATGATATAATGTCGTTGGGTACAGATGAGAAGAAACGAATGTCGGGTGGTAGTGGTGCAACTACCAAGCAAAAACGGCGCCGTTCACCTTCTCCAAATACATCCAAGCCAGGCAAACGCAAACGCTCTCCTGCTGTACTACATAAAAAAGCTCGCAATGACGAGGATGATGAAGATTTGACTCGCGATATGGATGATCCACCGGCAGAGCCAAATGTGCAAGAGGTAGTGAAATCATCAACGCTACAATCAACTGCTAGTCCAGCACCGGGAGGAAAATCTCGAGCAGACAATGATATGATGCCGATTAAAG GCGGAACCATGACCGATTTGGATGACGAAATGACGGGAGGTAGTGCAGTTCAAGCTCTATCTACAGGCGATGGTGAAAATTCTCAAACTGGTAAAACTAGTGATAATAGCAATACACAAGAGTTCTCTTCCTCTGCTAAAGAAGATATGGAGGACAACGTAACTGAGCAGACACACCACATCATTGTACCCTCATACTCTGCATGGTTTGATTACAACTCAATTCATGTGATTGAAAAGCGTGCCATGTCGGAATTTTTCAATGgcaaaaataaatcgaaaaccCCTGAAATTTTTATGGCCTATCGTAATTTTATGATTGACACCTacag attaaATCCTACCGAGTACTTAACCAGCACTGCCTGTCGCAGAAATCTTGCTGGAGATGTTTGCGCTATTATGCGTGTGCATGCATTCCTAGAGCAATGGGGTCTCATTAACTATCAAATAGACGCAGAGCTACGACCTACACCCATGGGACCACCGCCAACTtctcattttcatatattatcAGACACGCCTTCTGGTTTGCAATCTTTGAATCCACAAAAAACACAGCAGCCATCAGCAGCTAAAGCTTTGCTTGATTTGGATAAGCCAAAAATTAACAAAGATGGTAAAGAAGTCTCAATAGAAGGAGATAAACCGGCGTTGTTGCCGGGtggtataaatattaaaactgaAGTTTTAGAGAATGGTACCAACACAGGCCAACAATTCGGACTGAAACTTGATCAATATGCAAAGAAGCCTGCGGCAATGAAGAATCGAACTGCAGCTAGTATGACGCGTGAATGGACAGATCAAGAAACATTGCTTTTACTCGAGGGCCTCGAAATGCATAAAGATGACTGGAATAAAGTTTGTGAACATGTAGGAACGCGCACGCAAGATGAGTGCATACTACATTTTCTTCGACTACCTATTGAGGACCCTTATTTGGAGGATGATGGAGGATTTTTGGGTCCATTAGGTTGTCAACCCATACCATTTAGTAAATCTGGCAATCCTATTATGTCTACAGTGGCGTTTTTAGCTTCAGTCGTTGATCCTCGCGTAGCAGCAGCTGCTGCAAAGGCTGCCATGGAAGAATTCGCCGCCATAAAG gacGAAGTACCCGCTACAATAATGGATAATCATATGAAAAACGTGGAGAAAGCGTCAGCTGGTGGGAAATTCAATCCATCTTTCGGATTATCCAATACCGGCATTGCCGGCACCGGGGCCGATAAAGAAGATGAGGATGCTCATGCAGTAGGAACCGGGACTGCGACCATGCCAGTTAACACAGGTGCGGTAGATGAAGAAATGAAGGATGTTTCGAAAAAAG ATGGTACAGAAAGTAAAATTGAAGACACTAATGACACAGATACAACATCAAAGGATCCTGATATCGTCAAGCAACAAATATTCAACGAAGCTAACGTTCAAACCGCTGCAGCCGCAGCATTGGCTTCAGCAGCTGTAAAGGCCAAGCACTTAGCCGCCTTGGAAGAGCGTAAAATTAAATCTTTAGTCGCATTACTTGTGGAAACGCAAATGaagaaattggaaataaaattacGACATTTTGAAGAGCTGGAAACAACGATGGAGCGTGAACGTGAGGGATTAGAGTATCAGCGCCAACAGCTTATAACCGAACGCCAACAATTtcatttggaacaattgaaagcTGCAGAATTTCGTGCACGCCAGCAAGCTCACCATCGTCTTCAATTAGAACAGCAATGGCAGGGAACTACTGGCGCAAACGCCACAGGCAATGGTACACTTCCTGGTAATTCGAATTCAACACTCGGTGGTGCCAGTAATGCGCCACCTACACAAGGCCATCCAATAGTGAGTGGGGCTAGCAGCGTGACCGCCGGAGGATCGCTAGCAACAAATATTAGTAGTGTTGGGTCTCAAAGCGCAACAGCTGCGGTTCAAGGTGGTAGCACACAAACATCTATTGGCAGCACCTCACAACCACCTACTGCTGTGCCGCTGACTTTACCTGCAGCTATCGCGCCGTCTGCCCAACAACAAGCGCCAACTCCAATGG ATACTACCACAAATGCTGGTGTAATTCCGACATCTAACGTAGAGGGAGCTACAATTACGGGCCAGACAATTTTGTCACCGCCGAGCGGGTCAACAAGCGTGCCATCTGCAAATGCACAGCCGACAAATATACAACCAACTGGTCTGTCTCAAGCAGTACCACCATCATAA
- the LOC105230944 gene encoding SWI/SNF complex subunit SMARCC2 isoform X3, with product MNTLGPKKDGSPNVEFFQSPESLQGFETIRLWLQKNCKKYLANNTETITRESLAQLLVQFLQYVEAKLGKNAQEPPATRIPMRLFMDFKPGGALCIIFSTMFRFRAEQRGKKFDFSVGKNPPRKDPNIQLLIDIEQALVEANLYRIHYIYIRPEVNKELAQKLRDILSTRRVEIVTDEEEATHIIYPVVDPHPDEYARPLFKRGNHVMLHWYYFPESYDSWAINSFDLPEYVPENPEQPAECWLVSASWILDLEQYNEWMTEEDYEVDETGKKKTHKHRMSVDDIMSLGTDEKKRMSGGSGATTKQKRRRSPSPNTSKPGKRKRSPAVLHKKARNDEDDEDLTRDMDDPPAEPNVQEVVKSSTLQSTASPAPGGKSRADNDMMPIKGGTMTDLDDEMTGGSAVQALSTGDGENSQTGKTSDNSNTQEFSSSAKEDMEDNVTEQTHHIIVPSYSAWFDYNSIHVIEKRAMSEFFNGKNKSKTPEIFMAYRNFMIDTYRLNPTEYLTSTACRRNLAGDVCAIMRVHAFLEQWGLINYQIDAELRPTPMGPPPTSHFHILSDTPSGLQSLNPQKTQQPSAAKALLDLDKPKINKDGKEVSIEGDKPALLPGGINIKTEVLENGTNTGQQFGLKLDQYAKKPAAMKNRTAASMTREWTDQETLLLLEGLEMHKDDWNKVCEHVGTRTQDECILHFLRLPIEDPYLEDDGGFLGPLGCQPIPFSKSGNPIMSTVAFLASVVDPRVAAAAAKAAMEEFAAIKDEVPATIMDNHMKNVEKASAGGKFNPSFGLSNTGIAGTGADKEDEDAHAVGTGTATMPVNTDGTESKIEDTNDTDTTSKDPDIVKQQIFNEANVQTAAAAALASAAVKAKHLAALEERKIKSLVALLVETQMKKLEIKLRHFEELETTMEREREGLEYQRQQLITERQQFHLEQLKAAEFRARQQAHHRLQLEQQWQGTTGANATGNGTLPGNSNSTLGGASNAPPTQGHPIVSGASSVTAGGSLATNISSVGSQSATAAVQGGSTQTSIGSTSQPPTAVPLTLPAAIAPSAQQQAPTPMDTTTNAGVIPTSNVEGATITGQTILSPPSGSTSVPSANAQPTNIQPTGLSQAVPPS from the exons ATGAATACGTTAGGTCCAAAAAAGGACGGAAGTCCTAATGTGGAGTTCTTTCAATCTCCAGAATCTCTACAAGGATTCGAAACAATCCGCCTATGGTtacagaaaaattgtaaaaaa tatttGGCAAATAATACCGAAACAATTACAAGAGAATCGTTGGCGCAGTTATTAGTACAATTTCTACAATATGTGGAGGCGAAATTGGGTAAAAATGCACAGGAGCCGCCGGCAACACGCATTCCG ATGCGCTTATTTATGGATTTTAAACCAGGTGGTGCGCTGTGCATCATATTTAGCACAATGTTTCGATTTCGTGCTGAACAACGCggcaaaaaatttgatttttctgtGGGTAAAAACCCACCGCGCAAAGATCCAAACATACAACTACTTATTGATATCGAACAAGCACTCGTCGAGGCAAATCTTTACCGCAttcattacatatacatacgacCGGAAGTAAACAAGGAATTGGCTCAGAAGTTAAGAGATATATTAAGTACTAGACGTGTAGAGATCGTAACCGACGAAGAAGAAGCTACACACATTATATACCCAGTTGTTGATCCACATCCTGACGAATATGCACGTCCCCTTTTCAAACGTGGTAATCATGTAATGTTACATTGGTATTACTTCCCGGAATCGTACGACTCATGGGCTATTAACTCATTTGATTTACCGGAATATGTACCGGAAAACCCGGAACAACCAGCAGAATGCTGGCTGGTCTCAGCATCTTGGATTTTAGATCTAGAGCAATATAACGAATGGATGACTGAAGAAGACTATGAAGTAGATGAAACGGGCAAAAAGAAAACGCACAAACATCGTATGTCGGTTGATGATATAATGTCGTTGGGTACAGATGAGAAGAAACGAATGTCGGGTGGTAGTGGTGCAACTACCAAGCAAAAACGGCGCCGTTCACCTTCTCCAAATACATCCAAGCCAGGCAAACGCAAACGCTCTCCTGCTGTACTACATAAAAAAGCTCGCAATGACGAGGATGATGAAGATTTGACTCGCGATATGGATGATCCACCGGCAGAGCCAAATGTGCAAGAGGTAGTGAAATCATCAACGCTACAATCAACTGCTAGTCCAGCACCGGGAGGAAAATCTCGAGCAGACAATGATATGATGCCGATTAAAG GCGGAACCATGACCGATTTGGATGACGAAATGACGGGAGGTAGTGCAGTTCAAGCTCTATCTACAGGCGATGGTGAAAATTCTCAAACTGGTAAAACTAGTGATAATAGCAATACACAAGAGTTCTCTTCCTCTGCTAAAGAAGATATGGAGGACAACGTAACTGAGCAGACACACCACATCATTGTACCCTCATACTCTGCATGGTTTGATTACAACTCAATTCATGTGATTGAAAAGCGTGCCATGTCGGAATTTTTCAATGgcaaaaataaatcgaaaaccCCTGAAATTTTTATGGCCTATCGTAATTTTATGATTGACACCTacag attaaATCCTACCGAGTACTTAACCAGCACTGCCTGTCGCAGAAATCTTGCTGGAGATGTTTGCGCTATTATGCGTGTGCATGCATTCCTAGAGCAATGGGGTCTCATTAACTATCAAATAGACGCAGAGCTACGACCTACACCCATGGGACCACCGCCAACTtctcattttcatatattatcAGACACGCCTTCTGGTTTGCAATCTTTGAATCCACAAAAAACACAGCAGCCATCAGCAGCTAAAGCTTTGCTTGATTTGGATAAGCCAAAAATTAACAAAGATGGTAAAGAAGTCTCAATAGAAGGAGATAAACCGGCGTTGTTGCCGGGtggtataaatattaaaactgaAGTTTTAGAGAATGGTACCAACACAGGCCAACAATTCGGACTGAAACTTGATCAATATGCAAAGAAGCCTGCGGCAATGAAGAATCGAACTGCAGCTAGTATGACGCGTGAATGGACAGATCAAGAAACATTGCTTTTACTCGAGGGCCTCGAAATGCATAAAGATGACTGGAATAAAGTTTGTGAACATGTAGGAACGCGCACGCAAGATGAGTGCATACTACATTTTCTTCGACTACCTATTGAGGACCCTTATTTGGAGGATGATGGAGGATTTTTGGGTCCATTAGGTTGTCAACCCATACCATTTAGTAAATCTGGCAATCCTATTATGTCTACAGTGGCGTTTTTAGCTTCAGTCGTTGATCCTCGCGTAGCAGCAGCTGCTGCAAAGGCTGCCATGGAAGAATTCGCCGCCATAAAG gacGAAGTACCCGCTACAATAATGGATAATCATATGAAAAACGTGGAGAAAGCGTCAGCTGGTGGGAAATTCAATCCATCTTTCGGATTATCCAATACCGGCATTGCCGGCACCGGGGCCGATAAAGAAGATGAGGATGCTCATGCAGTAGGAACCGGGACTGCGACCATGCCAGTTAACACAG ATGGTACAGAAAGTAAAATTGAAGACACTAATGACACAGATACAACATCAAAGGATCCTGATATCGTCAAGCAACAAATATTCAACGAAGCTAACGTTCAAACCGCTGCAGCCGCAGCATTGGCTTCAGCAGCTGTAAAGGCCAAGCACTTAGCCGCCTTGGAAGAGCGTAAAATTAAATCTTTAGTCGCATTACTTGTGGAAACGCAAATGaagaaattggaaataaaattacGACATTTTGAAGAGCTGGAAACAACGATGGAGCGTGAACGTGAGGGATTAGAGTATCAGCGCCAACAGCTTATAACCGAACGCCAACAATTtcatttggaacaattgaaagcTGCAGAATTTCGTGCACGCCAGCAAGCTCACCATCGTCTTCAATTAGAACAGCAATGGCAGGGAACTACTGGCGCAAACGCCACAGGCAATGGTACACTTCCTGGTAATTCGAATTCAACACTCGGTGGTGCCAGTAATGCGCCACCTACACAAGGCCATCCAATAGTGAGTGGGGCTAGCAGCGTGACCGCCGGAGGATCGCTAGCAACAAATATTAGTAGTGTTGGGTCTCAAAGCGCAACAGCTGCGGTTCAAGGTGGTAGCACACAAACATCTATTGGCAGCACCTCACAACCACCTACTGCTGTGCCGCTGACTTTACCTGCAGCTATCGCGCCGTCTGCCCAACAACAAGCGCCAACTCCAATGG ATACTACCACAAATGCTGGTGTAATTCCGACATCTAACGTAGAGGGAGCTACAATTACGGGCCAGACAATTTTGTCACCGCCGAGCGGGTCAACAAGCGTGCCATCTGCAAATGCACAGCCGACAAATATACAACCAACTGGTCTGTCTCAAGCAGTACCACCATCATAA
- the LOC105230944 gene encoding SWI/SNF complex subunit SMARCC2 isoform X1 has product MNTLGPKKDGSPNVEFFQSPESLQGFETIRLWLQKNCKKYLANNTETITRESLAQLLVQFLQYVEAKLGKNAQEPPATRIPMRLFMDFKPGGALCIIFSTMFRFRAEQRGKKFDFSVGKNPPRKDPNIQLLIDIEQALVEANLYRIHYIYIRPEVNKELAQKLRDILSTRRVEIVTDEEEATHIIYPVVDPHPDEYARPLFKRGNHVMLHWYYFPESYDSWAINSFDLPEYVPENPEQPAECWLVSASWILDLEQYNEWMTEEDYEVDETGKKKTHKHRMSVDDIMSLGTDEKKRMSGGSGATTKQKRRRSPSPNTSKPGKRKRSPAVLHKKARNDEDDEDLTRDMDDPPAEPNVQEVVKSSTLQSTASPAPGGKSRADNDMMPIKGGTMTDLDDEMTGGSAVQALSTGDGENSQTGKTSDNSNTQEFSSSAKEDMEDNVTEQTHHIIVPSYSAWFDYNSIHVIEKRAMSEFFNGKNKSKTPEIFMAYRNFMIDTYRLNPTEYLTSTACRRNLAGDVCAIMRVHAFLEQWGLINYQIDAELRPTPMGPPPTSHFHILSDTPSGLQSLNPQKTQQPSAAKALLDLDKPKINKDGKEVSIEGDKPALLPGGINIKTEVLENGTNTGQQFGLKLDQYAKKPAAMKNRTAASMTREWTDQETLLLLEGLEMHKDDWNKVCEHVGTRTQDECILHFLRLPIEDPYLEDDGGFLGPLGCQPIPFSKSGNPIMSTVAFLASVVDPRVAAAAAKAAMEEFAAIKDEVPATIMDNHMKNVEKASAGGKFNPSFGLSNTGIAGTGADKEDEDAHAVGTGTATMPVNTGAVDEEMKDVSKKDENKTQTNEANKTEKQNNETESEKKPENDSRNGTESKIEDTNDTDTTSKDPDIVKQQIFNEANVQTAAAAALASAAVKAKHLAALEERKIKSLVALLVETQMKKLEIKLRHFEELETTMEREREGLEYQRQQLITERQQFHLEQLKAAEFRARQQAHHRLQLEQQWQGTTGANATGNGTLPGNSNSTLGGASNAPPTQGHPIVSGASSVTAGGSLATNISSVGSQSATAAVQGGSTQTSIGSTSQPPTAVPLTLPAAIAPSAQQQAPTPMDTTTNAGVIPTSNVEGATITGQTILSPPSGSTSVPSANAQPTNIQPTGLSQAVPPS; this is encoded by the exons ATGAATACGTTAGGTCCAAAAAAGGACGGAAGTCCTAATGTGGAGTTCTTTCAATCTCCAGAATCTCTACAAGGATTCGAAACAATCCGCCTATGGTtacagaaaaattgtaaaaaa tatttGGCAAATAATACCGAAACAATTACAAGAGAATCGTTGGCGCAGTTATTAGTACAATTTCTACAATATGTGGAGGCGAAATTGGGTAAAAATGCACAGGAGCCGCCGGCAACACGCATTCCG ATGCGCTTATTTATGGATTTTAAACCAGGTGGTGCGCTGTGCATCATATTTAGCACAATGTTTCGATTTCGTGCTGAACAACGCggcaaaaaatttgatttttctgtGGGTAAAAACCCACCGCGCAAAGATCCAAACATACAACTACTTATTGATATCGAACAAGCACTCGTCGAGGCAAATCTTTACCGCAttcattacatatacatacgacCGGAAGTAAACAAGGAATTGGCTCAGAAGTTAAGAGATATATTAAGTACTAGACGTGTAGAGATCGTAACCGACGAAGAAGAAGCTACACACATTATATACCCAGTTGTTGATCCACATCCTGACGAATATGCACGTCCCCTTTTCAAACGTGGTAATCATGTAATGTTACATTGGTATTACTTCCCGGAATCGTACGACTCATGGGCTATTAACTCATTTGATTTACCGGAATATGTACCGGAAAACCCGGAACAACCAGCAGAATGCTGGCTGGTCTCAGCATCTTGGATTTTAGATCTAGAGCAATATAACGAATGGATGACTGAAGAAGACTATGAAGTAGATGAAACGGGCAAAAAGAAAACGCACAAACATCGTATGTCGGTTGATGATATAATGTCGTTGGGTACAGATGAGAAGAAACGAATGTCGGGTGGTAGTGGTGCAACTACCAAGCAAAAACGGCGCCGTTCACCTTCTCCAAATACATCCAAGCCAGGCAAACGCAAACGCTCTCCTGCTGTACTACATAAAAAAGCTCGCAATGACGAGGATGATGAAGATTTGACTCGCGATATGGATGATCCACCGGCAGAGCCAAATGTGCAAGAGGTAGTGAAATCATCAACGCTACAATCAACTGCTAGTCCAGCACCGGGAGGAAAATCTCGAGCAGACAATGATATGATGCCGATTAAAG GCGGAACCATGACCGATTTGGATGACGAAATGACGGGAGGTAGTGCAGTTCAAGCTCTATCTACAGGCGATGGTGAAAATTCTCAAACTGGTAAAACTAGTGATAATAGCAATACACAAGAGTTCTCTTCCTCTGCTAAAGAAGATATGGAGGACAACGTAACTGAGCAGACACACCACATCATTGTACCCTCATACTCTGCATGGTTTGATTACAACTCAATTCATGTGATTGAAAAGCGTGCCATGTCGGAATTTTTCAATGgcaaaaataaatcgaaaaccCCTGAAATTTTTATGGCCTATCGTAATTTTATGATTGACACCTacag attaaATCCTACCGAGTACTTAACCAGCACTGCCTGTCGCAGAAATCTTGCTGGAGATGTTTGCGCTATTATGCGTGTGCATGCATTCCTAGAGCAATGGGGTCTCATTAACTATCAAATAGACGCAGAGCTACGACCTACACCCATGGGACCACCGCCAACTtctcattttcatatattatcAGACACGCCTTCTGGTTTGCAATCTTTGAATCCACAAAAAACACAGCAGCCATCAGCAGCTAAAGCTTTGCTTGATTTGGATAAGCCAAAAATTAACAAAGATGGTAAAGAAGTCTCAATAGAAGGAGATAAACCGGCGTTGTTGCCGGGtggtataaatattaaaactgaAGTTTTAGAGAATGGTACCAACACAGGCCAACAATTCGGACTGAAACTTGATCAATATGCAAAGAAGCCTGCGGCAATGAAGAATCGAACTGCAGCTAGTATGACGCGTGAATGGACAGATCAAGAAACATTGCTTTTACTCGAGGGCCTCGAAATGCATAAAGATGACTGGAATAAAGTTTGTGAACATGTAGGAACGCGCACGCAAGATGAGTGCATACTACATTTTCTTCGACTACCTATTGAGGACCCTTATTTGGAGGATGATGGAGGATTTTTGGGTCCATTAGGTTGTCAACCCATACCATTTAGTAAATCTGGCAATCCTATTATGTCTACAGTGGCGTTTTTAGCTTCAGTCGTTGATCCTCGCGTAGCAGCAGCTGCTGCAAAGGCTGCCATGGAAGAATTCGCCGCCATAAAG gacGAAGTACCCGCTACAATAATGGATAATCATATGAAAAACGTGGAGAAAGCGTCAGCTGGTGGGAAATTCAATCCATCTTTCGGATTATCCAATACCGGCATTGCCGGCACCGGGGCCGATAAAGAAGATGAGGATGCTCATGCAGTAGGAACCGGGACTGCGACCATGCCAGTTAACACAGGTGCGGTAGATGAAGAAATGAAGGATGTTTCGAAAAAAG acgaaaataaaacacaaacaaatgagGCTAATAAGACAGAGAAGCAAAATAATGAAACAGAATCTGAAAAGAAACCAGAAAATGATTCCAGAA ATGGTACAGAAAGTAAAATTGAAGACACTAATGACACAGATACAACATCAAAGGATCCTGATATCGTCAAGCAACAAATATTCAACGAAGCTAACGTTCAAACCGCTGCAGCCGCAGCATTGGCTTCAGCAGCTGTAAAGGCCAAGCACTTAGCCGCCTTGGAAGAGCGTAAAATTAAATCTTTAGTCGCATTACTTGTGGAAACGCAAATGaagaaattggaaataaaattacGACATTTTGAAGAGCTGGAAACAACGATGGAGCGTGAACGTGAGGGATTAGAGTATCAGCGCCAACAGCTTATAACCGAACGCCAACAATTtcatttggaacaattgaaagcTGCAGAATTTCGTGCACGCCAGCAAGCTCACCATCGTCTTCAATTAGAACAGCAATGGCAGGGAACTACTGGCGCAAACGCCACAGGCAATGGTACACTTCCTGGTAATTCGAATTCAACACTCGGTGGTGCCAGTAATGCGCCACCTACACAAGGCCATCCAATAGTGAGTGGGGCTAGCAGCGTGACCGCCGGAGGATCGCTAGCAACAAATATTAGTAGTGTTGGGTCTCAAAGCGCAACAGCTGCGGTTCAAGGTGGTAGCACACAAACATCTATTGGCAGCACCTCACAACCACCTACTGCTGTGCCGCTGACTTTACCTGCAGCTATCGCGCCGTCTGCCCAACAACAAGCGCCAACTCCAATGG ATACTACCACAAATGCTGGTGTAATTCCGACATCTAACGTAGAGGGAGCTACAATTACGGGCCAGACAATTTTGTCACCGCCGAGCGGGTCAACAAGCGTGCCATCTGCAAATGCACAGCCGACAAATATACAACCAACTGGTCTGTCTCAAGCAGTACCACCATCATAA